The Triticum aestivum cultivar Chinese Spring chromosome 6D, IWGSC CS RefSeq v2.1, whole genome shotgun sequence genomic sequence atgctatttttttcatttttttggggTCAGATATGTGTAACATATTACGGTGGGTCCAATAATATGTTTATGATGTAAATATGATATGTACTTGGTACTGCAATAATATTACTCCCTGTTAAGTGTTCACCAAAGAGAGAGACTTCCATTCCAAGTAAAATTGCTATGTAGTGTGAAATTGCTTTTTCAAATTGGGTCTCTTATTTTGTTTAGATATTCAATGATTTCTCTATACTATTTTAGTAGGCTCTTGGTGGTAACACTTTTCACTAATAATGTAGTGATTAATATGCACACTTAGCGtagtgtgtgtggttgtgtgtgtGCACGTGTGCAGGCCCCTTCGCCATTGGGCCCGAGGTCGTCATCCTGTTTTCTTGCTCTATGGATTCGCTCTAACGTCAAAGAGCAACAAAATGAGATTATCCTTGGCTATGATAACTCACACTCACTAAGAAGATAACTGGGAGTAGAGACGCAAGTCTCAAGTCAGGTAGGAGAAGCTCAAAGGTGCAATAGCTTAGGACATTCTATGGATGTATGTGTATATAGCATTGTACTCGGTGCCTACAATACTACAAAATTTGCTCTATTCAGTGACAAAAACCCTAACGACGAAACATGAAACTTGTGGCGATGTTCCGGGCTGATTTTTGGCGACATATTGAGCCGTCATTAGGCATGTCCATTTTGTGCAACGAGTCTCAGCGTGACAGTTAAATACTTAAATGTAAATAAAAAATAACAAGTAATTGTTTTTTAGCTGACTCATTTGGTGGGAacacattacataatagtgggaaGTTGGAATTGGGATCGTCCGGTTCCCTCCTAACAAAGTTCATACGATCGTCGGCTTAGGGCACTTCATTCATACCATGCCCCTCGTGAGTCGAGAGGCCGGCACGGCTAGGTGAACGCGGCTGCGAGGGTACAATGAGGCCATGCGCCATAGTTGAAGGGCGAAATCACGCGCGACTGCGGCAGCATGAAACAGGGGCGATTTCAGGTGAGATCTGTTTACTGAAAACATCGTAGAAAATATCAGGTGCGTTCTATTTACTTTCCATGTTGTACAGGCGATGGATCATGGTTGGTTACTCATGGAACGGTGCTGACGCCACCGTATATGGCTGGCGTGAATCAGTTTATGGAATTCGCGCCTGCTCACAACAATGGGGCTGAAGATATGTCGTGCCCAATCAAAAAAATTGCCGTAATGGGATCCCCGAAACTATTGATGTTATCAGATGTCTCATAAATGTCACCAGTATGCTCGGGACCTATACGAGGTGGATCTATCATGGAGAATCAGGGGACATCAGACGCAGTTGTACTGCCAATGATGATGTTTATGAATCCGATGACTCTGATGATTTTGAGATGTACCAACAATATATGTTTGATATGGTGGGAGCTCTAGTGGATGACTGGGGCAGAATAGCTGGAAATAAAGAAGATTCATCTGCTACGTTGGACATTTTTTATAAAAAGGCAATGAAGAAGCGATGAAACCCTTCATAAGGAATGTGGCAGTATGACACGAATGTCGTTCATTatcaggcactagtagaaaacagggctttggtcacagggcaatattcacattagtcccggttgcattacgaaccgggactaatgttagcattagtcccggttcgagtggctaaaggcattagtcccggttcaaatcggccctttagtcccggtttgagacacgaaccgggactaaagggtgcgatgcccttttgtcccggttcgtgtctcaaaccgggactaaagggcccatttctcaaactctacccccccccccccccgtgtatcgtcatttcagttttgaaaaaaaacaaaagaaaatgttaaaaactccaaaaaataaaatccttcgagatgtagttatattactacatctactagttaggaaaattaaaaaacttaaatttggacatgttttgcaaaaaagtatcagaaaaaagtaaaacggctataacttttacatacgatgtcggaaaaaaacgtataatatatcaaaattttcagcacgaaaatccgcatccgattttgacggcctatggcctgtttacaaatttttagaatcctcaaattctaaaaggaaaaaatgatatgctcaaatttcagtttttttgaattttggttaaatctggtcaaactacttattcaagaagtattagtgttactacataattattcaagaatattagtgttactaaataattatttcaatttttttgaattttggtcgaATCTGGTCAAACGGTGGTCAAACTACTtactcaagaaatattagtgttactaaataattattgttttttagaataatagtttcaaactcaaacagtgaaacgtgtgacttcatgctcaagctaaactcctgagggttaataggattgacatcttaatattgacaggaaaacaacaagtgcatacttggaaacgagggggaatagaacccggaagttaagcgtgctcaggctggggtagtgagcgGATGGTGACCGGCCGggagttagatgatttggaatgatgagggatgattagagattaaaggttaaattgagcagtgatgagggatgattagagattaagaggtaaaataattcagaaatttgaaaatcggaaaaaaattcaaaaaaaatttggaaAACAATTtcgtaaaatttcctttagtcgcggttggtgttaccaaccgggactaaaggtggagctccagacagtagccacgtggagggcctttagtcccggttcgtataagaaccgggactaaagggggggcctttagtgccgaccctttagtcccggttccagaaccgggactagaggccctctagaaccgggacaaatggccctttttctactagtgagggtgCTTCATACCAAAACATATACGCGTATGACCAACAAGACATTGAATATGCTTTGTCAGCTGTTGAATACTGCTTTGCCTGATCTGGGCTTCCCGAAATCTGATGCTGACGCTAAGAGAGCTCTTTCTGATCTTGGTCTTGGATATCAGACCATTCATGTATGCAAGTATGACTGCATTTTATGTTGGGGAGACTATGTCAACAACATTCATTGTCCGCACTGTGCTACGTCAAGGTGGAAACACGTTGATGGGAAGAAAAAGTTTCCTCACAAGATCCTTTGATACTTTTCAATAATTCTACGGTTACAAAGAATTTTTTTGTTCGGAGGAAATATCAGAGCACACCCGGTGGCACAAGGAAAAGAGGGTTCAAGAAGGTAATGTAATGAGGCACCCCTTTGATGGTGACGCATGGAAGTACTTCGACGGAAAAGTTGGAGAATTTGCTAAAGATGCCCACAACTTGAGGTTAGGATTTTCAACTGATGGATTCAATCCCTTTGGACACATGAGCGGTGCATACAATATGTGGCCTGTTTTTGTCATTCCATAAAACTTCCCACCATGCATGGACAAATCCAGTTTCATGATGGCATCGCTGATACCTGGAAAATACTCGCCAGGAAAGGATTTTCATGTATGTAGCCATTGATAGTAGATATGCAGAAGCCGTGGGTTGGTGTGGACACAACAGATGTATGCATGGGAAAACCTTTCAATTCGCGTGCGATGCTTATTTGGTCTATTCATGATTATCCTGCATATGGCACTACCTCCGGTGGAAGCACAAAGGGTTATTATGCATGTGTGCATTGCGATGAGAATCCTTGCtctgaaaaataaaaaattaaattgGATACATTGGCCATCGTCGATTCCTTCCTAGAAAACATCTTTTTAGAAGACAGGCATAACCGTTTATTAACAAGACATAACATAAGGATCCACCATGGAAGTTCACAAGCGAAGAAGTTGATCAATACTTATAGCTTGCTAAGGAGAATTTCAAATCAGGGAAGTACTTGGTAATGCAAGTAGAAAGAGAAAGTGCACATATAATAATCCCACATGGCACCTGAGGGCGAGCTTACATGCTTTGCCATATCGGAAGAATATCTTGTTACCTCACAACCTGGATGTTATGCACACTGAGAAGTACATGTGTTAGAGTATCATTGGTACACTCCTTGAACTTGATGGTAGGAACAAGGATACCATCAGCGCAAGATTGGATTTACAACATATGTTGATGTGGGATGATCAGGTGCCGCAAGAAGATCCGAAGAAGAAGGGTTTTTACAAAAAGTATCATGCACCATAGACACTTAGTAGGGAAAACAAAATAGAGTTGTGTAATTTTCTAGCTAATAATGTCAAATTCCCATATGGTCATGCTGCAAACCTGGCAACATATGTGGATGTTGAGATCGGTAAATTACACGGTCTAaagacgcatgatgaccacatACTCCTGTAGGCTATCTTACCAAGTGGTCTTAGAGGCATCGTCTCCAAGGAGATGTATGAGACTATCGCTTTACTATGAAGATTTTTTTAAGGAGTCTGTGCCAAGACATTAAGAATCGACGTCGTGAAGAAATTGAGAGATGACATTCCTGAAATTCTTTGCAAGCTTGAGAAGCTCTTCCCACCTGCTTTCTTCGACGTAATGGCGCACCTAGCTGTACATCTTTCGGATGAGGCACTACTAAGGGGCCTATCCAATATGGTTGAATGTTTCCAGTTGAGAGAAGGCTTGGGTACCTCAAGTCAACTGTGCGTAACAAAGTAAGGCCCGAAGGCTCAATTACGGAGTCCTATATCAGCAATAAGTACTTGATCTTTTGCTCCATATTTTTGAAAGAAGACATAGAAACCAGTTTTAACAAGCGAGATAGGAACATGAGTAAGaatataagaagaagaaaaagaaaaaatcttgGATAGGAAGCCTAGGTATATTTTCGTATGGTTGTCCTGTTGGCATTCAGGCGGCCCATAGGAAAACATGCTCGGAGGAATGGGGAAAATGCATAGATATATACTTGACAACTATCCATAAGTAGAGAAGTACATGGAGTAAGTTTCAATCACCTAACTAACTCGTACTACAGCGTTGCGAACGAGTATATTTTAACTAAGTTCATGACTAGTTTACTTATTTTTCCACAGGGTTACCAAGGAAGAATTAAAGACAACCGATGTGCAAAACTTGGAGCAGAAGAAGGCGGAGTTCATTAACTGGTTTGCAGATCATGTAAGGAAGTTAAGAAATGCGCCTGATGATTTAAAACTGCTGTCAAAAGGGCTAGACATGCGGGTACGTCCGTGGGATGCCTTCACTATCAATGGTGTTAGGTTTCATATCGTGGACTCTGTAAAGGACCAAATGACTCACAATTTGGGCTTCACCATGAAAAgtgtttgatacatctccaacgatctataattttttattgtttcatgttattatattatcaatcttagatactttatatacaattttatatcatttttgggaactaacctattaactcagagcCCACAGTGGCCGAATGGGATGGTGGATCAGACGatggggcggtggcggtggtggccgACAATGGCCGAATTCCGTATTGGCGTTGGCAATGCAAGGGAAAGGGGTTAGTTTAAACTGGTGGTTGGGTTGCACGCGACTCCAGGTTTCGTTTTGCTACAACCATGCGGCTACTATTTGCAGTAGGAGAGGcaaaaaattagggttgccttaAATTTTTTACAACCCAGTATGTAGATAGGTCATGTTTTGGACATCTTTTTTAGTCCAAATGCCCCAGGAAAATGGATTTGGGGAAGCTATCCTATTTTATAGGTATATAGTCTTTTGGAGCTATATATAACCCATCATTTACAACTTTGAAGAAACCTACTTGATACATTAAAAAAAACGTAATACTCTctcatatgcatattattacctctgtatcaaaatataaaaCGTTTTACAGTTTAGTTGTTACAGAGAAGTACTTGACTCTCATTTAGCAAAGGGAATaggttttttctttttcatttcggcaAGGGAAACTCCTACCACCTGTCTCAGGCCTATCAGCCATTGGCCCTAGTAACCAGACCGCCCAGCCACTGCCGCCGATGATTCCCCACTCCACCGTCATCCTGGTACTATAAAATTCACCAAGGTATTTTTTCACCATTTCGAAAAAGGGCAGTGGTGCTATCTGTCCCAGGCCTATCAGCCGTTGGCCCAGGAACCGAaccacccagccgccgccgcccgcccgcggcACTGCCTCCAACGAATCCCCACACCCGCTGTCATCCTTCTAGTTACAATCCCACCTCCACATGCCCTTCAGCCACCGCTGAATTATTCCCGGTCGGTTACCGCATCTGACGATGAAGGTGACGGAGGCAGAGCGAATTGACACCTCGCCGCCACCTCCTGTCTCCTCCTGGTTTGCCGAACAGGGCTGTTGAGCCCGCCATACCCGCGCTGGTTTGTTATGTTCTTCCATCTCTCGGATTCGGTTCGATCCTACAGAGCAGTTCGATTTAATAAAGTTCAAACCTTTTTTGGGAGTTGCGTAATCGGAGTCGGATTTCCGTGACAGAATCAGCTCGCAGCATGAGGGGAGGGCGGGAGGCCACCCATAAGTACGCCCAAGAGCTTGCCTGGCCGTGCCCCATCCAGGATTGCAACCTTCCAACGAGCAATTGTTTGTTCTGAAAGTGCCAATTTATGTCCAATGGCTGGTACCTGTAGCGTATCCAGGGTGTTGAGTCTAGCCATCCACCAGAGGAATCTGCGTCCTCTAGTCTTCCGAGTGCCTAAGCTGCTAGGTTTTCTTCCTCCCGGTTTGCCGAAGAAATTCCTCAAAGAAGAACACATCCATGGACCTCTGACCGAGGTTGCAGTTGCCCAATTGCCAGAGCTGCCACAGGATGTCCTGATGTCCATATTTGCACACCTGGAGATCCCTGACCTGATGCGTGCCTGCTCCGTCGGCTCCTCGTGGCGCTCCGCGTATTCCAGCCTGTGTAAACTTGGGCAGTACCAGTGGCGCCAGACGCCGTGCCTCTTATACACATCTGAATCTGCTGGTGATAGCGTTGCATGCCTCTACAGCCTCTTGGAGAAGAGGTCATACAAGTTGACTCTCCCGGAGCCACCCATTCGCAGCAGGCATCTGATCGGGTCCTCAAATGGCTGGCTGATTACTGCTGATGAGAGGTCCGAGATGCATATTCTCAATCCCATCACATGTGAACAGATCGCTCTCCCGTCGGTGATCACCATTGCGCAAGTGACTCCCGTTTTGGATGAAACAGGTGCCTTATGTAAGTACATTTACTCTCGGAACACGGCGGAGCACCGTAGTACCACCGATCCTCAAGCCGTTGATCTTGGCGAGCTACGACAATACCCCCAGAAAAAGGCATTTGTATTTTATGATGCATCCGCAGGAGGCTACATCGTGGTGCTTATTCATGATCCAGATGGGCAACTCTCATTTGCTTGGTTAGGGGATGACAAATGGACGTGGCTGAAACCACGTAGTTTTTTTCAAGACTGCGTGTACAAAGATGGCATGTTATATGCAGTGGCATCGCTAGGAGAAATTCACGCCTTCGATCTCAGAGGCCCTGTGGTCGCAACGGAGTTAATTGCAGGCTGGGCAGATATCTTCAGTTGTCCAACATTTTACATTGTTCAGGCTCCATGTGGGGATCTGATGCAAGTTTTTAGATCCCAACATGTGGTTGACTGTGATCCATGTGCTGACACTGCAACGCATGTCCACTATACCTCTAAGATCAAAATATTTGAAGTTGAGACTATGCCTGAAAAGGTTGTGGGAATAAATAGCTTGAAGGATCATGTGTTGTTGGTTGGGCAgtatcgatgtcaaaaccggcggctctcgggtagggggccccgaactgtgcgtctaaggcggatggtaacaggaggcgagggacacaatgtttacccaggttcgggccctctcgatggaggtaataccctacttcctgcttgattgatcttgatgatatgagtattacaagagttgatctaccacgagatcgtagaggctaaaccctagaagctagcctatggttatcattgttcttgtcctacggactaaaccctccggtttatatagacaccggagggggctagggttacacataatcggttacaagggaggagatctacatatccgaactgccaagcttgccttccacgcaaaggagagtcccacccggacacgggacgaagtcttcaatcttgtatcttcatagtccaacagtccggccaaaggatatagtccggttgtccgaggacccccctaatccaggactccctcagtagcccatgaaccagtcttcaatgacgatgagtccggcgcgcagattgtcttcggcattgcaacacgggttcttcctccgaatacaccataaaagattttgaacacaaggatagtgtccggctctgcaaaacaaattccacaaaccaccgtagagagtataatatttccataaatctaatctgctaacaacttttcataacgtgacatcacaccacggcccgatCATTATTtgaaccgcttttctcaaccagctactacacatattgcgaggcggttttcttggcacgtcttgtcgaagcagagatcgtgtccccttatcacgggattctcatcaataagggtgtgggtaacccaaccacgccatcaattacggcgcttggggaataagcaagtttaccaggcaggtgaggAGGCGCATAGTTTGCTCTGTCCTTATAAAGGGACACGGACTcctcctttttacccacgccttattcttccctgcccatccattctcgcgcactcgagctccagcgtccAAGTTCGCATCTTCCCCGCAAAATCACAccaaacatgtccagagcgggaggcaagtggacggcctcctccgttatggaggagaacattacgaagctctgggaagccggatacctagccgcagatatcgcgcaccggctcccagatgcggggcagatcatccccacccctgAGCCTCACGAAAGGGTCGTgtttcttacccatttcgtccgcggactggggtttcccctccacccatttgtccgagggctcatgttctactacgggctggacttccatgatctggcccccaatttcattaTTAACATCtcaacgtttatcgtcgtgtgagaggccttcctccgcatcaagcccctattcggcctgtggctgaagaccttcaatgttaaaccgaaggtggtggtcggccacctagcggagtgcggaggcgccatggtgggcaaaatgcccaacgtcacctggcttgaaggctcctatgtggagaccgtaaaggggtggcaatcggggtggttctacatcacttagccgcgtgacaccaaccgggtggcggcccccaaatttcgatccggaatcccctgcggctcacctcctggaaggagaagggcctatcctggggttcatcggtggagctgaccggactccagacctgcgtcagaaatatgataagcaagaaaatcaagcttgtcaacgtggtctaagtcatgctcttccgccggatcctcccgtgtcaaagacggtaATTCAGtttgtgggagtttgacctggCTGAGCaacagacgctgcgagagctcttcgacacgacgcacaaggacgtctggaaggtgctgttcaagggcgccgaggtacctcctccccttaccgaggatcgcgggctcagcgcaaagcaccctgctaatccggtaagtcttttatatctcataagatgttatTTTCCCCAGTATAACCGTGTGAGGGATCTATGGCTCCACAccttttaacaggactgggtagcgacagcggagcagatcgattgtccagcccccctgcccgaagatccagcagatgctctacTAATGGAGatgttggttccggcgccttacgaggcgtcggagaagaaggccgtggggaccaggaaaggtctccggcgcaaggttatatcggactcatcgtccgaaaacaccgaggcgcactcctcccaaacgaggacaaggaagaggaaaattctccccccagccaggggagacaagaaaaggaaggccgccccatctggggaggccgaagggtccaagaagggaagaactctcCTTCCAGACCGTTCCACGGCGGCCGCTTTTAGCGACGAGGaatggttacccagggacaagcccctggcgaagtcgtaagtatccggataccataatagttcttagttgttttattttattgcttcttatcacgccgaacatgattacgCAGTCCATCCCAAGCCCACATCAACGTATCTTcttcggatgattctttgggcccgtcagatatgaacagcgattcactcccgactgcctcctccccccgccctacggacgacaccgaggtgttgtctcaaagtgtactgaaccaaggggagacagttccggaggcccCCCAAGGTgacattccaggcgctgggcgcacgaggggcaagactcccctgggccctTACGCCGGGGGTAGCAAGTCTAGCCTCCAGCCGAATActgtgccggaacctccagtggttccagattctgtcaggcaacccctcgctaagaggggcaagccgttcgtgttgatggcctctgtccatctagaggcatcggacaacttgctggaagcgcttcgcagcgcttccatcgacgaagcgCACCGCACTATAATGAGtgtggtggtcgagaaggttcagtccgccaaaagcgggctgactgaagcctgtgccagcctcctaacaggctttgaggttagTAATCAAGTTATAAGAAAATGTCacggcatagacagtagcccctgatgctctgttcggtgttcgcaaagaaaggccgaatagaggatcaaataataatcacaggagtctaatcagaatgtgtctatgtgaataagcaggcttcactacTGGCCGCTGCCCCTCGTACCgcagaggtcgccgcactgaagcgggaccttgagcggtccaaggaagagctcggccttagcaagaggcagctcgaagagaacaaaggtaagtgataccccgtttgtata encodes the following:
- the LOC123142419 gene encoding uncharacterized protein, which translates into the protein MAGTCSVSRVLSLAIHQRNLRPLVFRVPKLLGFLPPGLPKKFLKEEHIHGPLTEVAVAQLPELPQDVLMSIFAHLEIPDLMRACSVGSSWRSAYSSLCKLGQYQWRQTPCLLYTSESAGDSVACLYSLLEKRSYKLTLPEPPIRSRHLIGSSNGWLITADERSEMHILNPITCEQIALPSVITIAQVTPVLDETGALCKYIYSRNTAEHRSTTDPQAVDLGELRQYPQKKAFVFYDASAGGYIVVLIHDPDGQLSFAWLGDDKWTWLKPRSFFQDCVYKDGMLYAVASLGEIHAFDLRGPVVATELIAGWADIFSCPTFYIVQAPCGDLMQVFRSQHVVDCDPCADTATHVHYTSKIKIFEVETMPEKVVGINSLKDHVLLVGHVLAIWMGATEAQELAYLEQWGQRRLAEEHRESEYLEQLERDAEEEAHRGQPAMT